The DNA sequence GGAATGTCTCGGACGGGGCAAGGGCCTCGTTGACCTCGATGTCCTCAAGGGAGCGGAACAGGGATATGAGGAGGCGATCTCCCAGCTCGGCAACACGCAGAGGCTCATTCCCAAAAGGATGATAACCGTGGTGGTCCCCGATAAACTGGTGGGAAAGACGGTGAGCGCCCTCATCGCAATCAACCGGACCGGCAAGCAGGGGGACGGCAAAATATTCGTCCTTCCCGTCCATGACGCAATCCGCATCAGGACCGGGGAGACGGGCGACGAGACGCTCGATGAAGCGTAGGTTGCGAAAGGAGGAAGACCCATGACCATAAAAACCGATAAAGAACCCGCCATGAGAGCTGACCGGGAAGCAGACCTCGCGGAGGTGAGAAAGGAGATACTCGACAAGTACCCGGTGAAAGTCGCGCGCAGACGGGCAAAACAGATTGTCGTGAACAAGGTCGCCCCCGACGGGACGGTACCCGAGATCCTCTCCAATACACGGACCATCCCGGGCATCCTTACCATGAGGGGCTGTGCGTATGCCGGCTGCAAGGGTGTGGTGCTCGGTCCTACGCGGGACATCCTGCAGATCACCCACGGCCCCATAGGCTGCGGTTTCTACAGCTGGCTTACCCGGCGCAACCAGACCAGGCCCGAACGCAGCGAGGACCAGAACTTCATGACCTACGCTATGTCCACGGATATGCAAGAAGAGGAGATCATCTTCGGTGGCGAAAAGAAGCTGAAGAAAGCCATAGAGGAGGCCATCGAACTCTTTCACCCCAAGGCCATCGGCATCTTCTCGACCTGTCCCGTCGGTCTCATAGGGGACGATATCCACGCGGTGGCGCGGGAAATGGAGGAGAAGTACCCTGATGTCAATATCTTCGGCTTCAGCTGCGAAGGCTATAAGGGCGTGAGTCAATCCGCCGGCCACCACATCGCGAACAACAAGGTCTTCACCGAGGTGGTGGGCCAGCTCGAAACCCCGAAGGAAGGACGGTTCAGGCTCAATATCCTGGGTGAGTACAACATCGGCGGGGATGCCTTCGAGATCGAGCGGATTACCGACAAGTGCGGGCTCACCCTCCACTCGACCTTCAGCGGCAACTCGGTCTACGACGAGTTTGCGAGCGCCCATACCGCCGACCTTAACGTGCTCATGTGCCACCGCTCTATAAACTATATGGCCGAGATGATGGAGAAACGCTACGGCATTCCATGGCTGAAGATCAATTTCATCGGCGCCAATGCCACGGCAAAATCACTCCGCAAGATCGCCGCCTATTTCGACGATCAGGGCCTCAAGGATGCCGTGGAAAAGGTGATTTCCGAGGAGATGGAGGAAGTGGAGAAGGTGCGCCTGGAGGTGAGACAGAGGTGCGAGGGAAAGCTGGCAATGCTCTTCGTCGGTGGATCGAGGGCGCACCATTACCAGGAGCTTTTCGCGGAGATCGGCATGAAAACCATATCTGCAGGGTATGAATTCGGCCACAGAGACGACTACGAAGGCAGAAAGGTCATTCCCTCGATCGTCATGGATGCGGATACGCGCAATATCGAGGAGCTTACCGTGGGGCCGGACGCCGAGCGATACAGGCCGCGAAAAGGCCCGGAGGAGCTGGAGGACCTCAGGGACAAGGGCGCGGTATTCTCCGAGTACGAGGGCATGATGGCGGAGATGGATGAGAACACCCTCGTCATCGACGACCTCAATCACCATGAAATGGAAGTCCTGATTGAGAGATATAAACCTGACGTATTCTGTGCAGGCATCAAGGAGAAGTACGTGATTCAAAAAGCCGGGATACCTTTGAAGCAGCTCCACAGCTATGACTACAGCGGACCTTATGCCGGGTTCAGGGGCGCCGTCAATTTCTACCGCGAGATCGACCGGATGGTCAATTCACACATCTTCCGGTTCGTGAAAGCCCCATGGCAGGAAAATCCCGAGTTGAGCGGCAGCTACGGGTGGAACGAGTAGAAAAAGGAGACGATCATGCTATTACGACATACCCCTGAGACAAATACGGAAAAAACAGCCCTTACGGTAAACCCGGCAAAGACCTGCCAGCCCGTGGGCGCCATGTACGCAGCCCTGGGCATCCACAACTGCCTCCCCCACAGCCACGGCTCCCAAGGCTGCTGCGCCTACCATCGGAGCGCCCTCACCCGCCATTACAAAGACCCCATTATGGCGACTACGAGCTCCTTCACAGAAGGCGCCTCCGTGTTCGGGGGCCAGGCGAATCTCATGGAGTCGATCCATAATATCTTCACCATCTATTCCCCCGACATCATCGCCGTCCATACCACGTGCCTGTCGGAGGTCATAGGGGACGACCTGAAACAAATCATCAACAAAGCAGCCGCCGAAGGGAAGATCCCCGCGGGAAAACGGGTCATCCACACGAACACTCCCAGCTTCAAGGGCTCTCACGTGACGGGTTTTGCCAACATGACCCAGAGCATGGTCCAGTACCTTTCGGAATCCACGGGAAAGAAAACGGGCAGGATCAACGTTATACCCGGATTCGTGGAGCCCTCCGATATGGAGGAAATCAAGAGGATTGCAGCGGAGATGGGCGTCAAGACGGTGGTATTCCCCGATACCTCGGGTGTGGTGAATAGCCCGCTGGAAGGGAAATTCCGCATGTATCCGAAGGGCGGGACCGTGGTCGAAGATATCATCAGCGCGGGGGACAGCACCGCGACCCTCGCGCTGGGCAGGCTCGCATCACTGCCCGCGGCAAAGCTCCTCGACACGAAATGCAAGGTCCCCCTCTTTCCCCTCGATCTGCCCATAGGCCTCCGTGCGACCGATGCCTTTGTAGACCAATTGCGGAAGACAGCGGGGGTGAGCGTCCCCGAAAGCATCATGGTCGAAAGGGGGCAGGTCGTCGACGTGCTCACCGACATGCACCAGTATTTTTACCGAAAGACAGCAGCACTCGTGGGTGATCCCGACCACCTTGTCTCCCTCGTCCAGTTCCTGACCGATCTGGATATGAAGATCACCTCCGTCGTCACCGGCACCCCGGGAGGCCCGAAGTTCGAAAAGGCGGTGCGC is a window from the Syntrophorhabdaceae bacterium genome containing:
- a CDS encoding P-II family nitrogen regulator; the protein is MKEIMAVIRMNKMNQTKRVLLEAGISSMHARECLGRGKGLVDLDVLKGAEQGYEEAISQLGNTQRLIPKRMITVVVPDKLVGKTVSALIAINRTGKQGDGKIFVLPVHDAIRIRTGETGDETLDEA
- the nifD gene encoding nitrogenase molybdenum-iron protein alpha chain, with protein sequence MTIKTDKEPAMRADREADLAEVRKEILDKYPVKVARRRAKQIVVNKVAPDGTVPEILSNTRTIPGILTMRGCAYAGCKGVVLGPTRDILQITHGPIGCGFYSWLTRRNQTRPERSEDQNFMTYAMSTDMQEEEIIFGGEKKLKKAIEEAIELFHPKAIGIFSTCPVGLIGDDIHAVAREMEEKYPDVNIFGFSCEGYKGVSQSAGHHIANNKVFTEVVGQLETPKEGRFRLNILGEYNIGGDAFEIERITDKCGLTLHSTFSGNSVYDEFASAHTADLNVLMCHRSINYMAEMMEKRYGIPWLKINFIGANATAKSLRKIAAYFDDQGLKDAVEKVISEEMEEVEKVRLEVRQRCEGKLAMLFVGGSRAHHYQELFAEIGMKTISAGYEFGHRDDYEGRKVIPSIVMDADTRNIEELTVGPDAERYRPRKGPEELEDLRDKGAVFSEYEGMMAEMDENTLVIDDLNHHEMEVLIERYKPDVFCAGIKEKYVIQKAGIPLKQLHSYDYSGPYAGFRGAVNFYREIDRMVNSHIFRFVKAPWQENPELSGSYGWNE
- the nifK gene encoding nitrogenase molybdenum-iron protein subunit beta; the protein is MLLRHTPETNTEKTALTVNPAKTCQPVGAMYAALGIHNCLPHSHGSQGCCAYHRSALTRHYKDPIMATTSSFTEGASVFGGQANLMESIHNIFTIYSPDIIAVHTTCLSEVIGDDLKQIINKAAAEGKIPAGKRVIHTNTPSFKGSHVTGFANMTQSMVQYLSESTGKKTGRINVIPGFVEPSDMEEIKRIAAEMGVKTVVFPDTSGVVNSPLEGKFRMYPKGGTVVEDIISAGDSTATLALGRLASLPAAKLLDTKCKVPLFPLDLPIGLRATDAFVDQLRKTAGVSVPESIMVERGQVVDVLTDMHQYFYRKTAALVGDPDHLVSLVQFLTDLDMKITSVVTGTPGGPKFEKAVRACTGDETFVKSGAGADMFLFHQLVKQRKPDLIFGNTYAKYIARDEDIPLIRIGFPIYDRVGHQYFPIVGYRGALRLLEKILTALLDRQDRDAPEESFELVM